The following is a genomic window from Deltaproteobacteria bacterium.
CGCTCGTTGCACGTCGGCGCGCACGGCGGCGAGGCGTCCGACGGTGAGCGCACCGAGCGCGAGCGCCGCGAGCACGAACGCCGCCGCGCCGGCCAACGGCGTAAACGCACCGCGCTGGCCGTCGCGCCGCATCGCTATTTCGCGTCGAGCCGGATCGGCCCGGTCGCGCCCTGCCACAGCCCGGAAGACGAGCTGGAGGTCGAGGTCGTCACGACGGCAGCCGAGCCGCCGGCCTTGCCGCCCGCTTTCGCCCGGCGACCGCGCTGCGCCGCGACGGCCGCGCGCGCGTCGTCCGCGTCGAGTTCCGCGACCGGTTCCGCGTCGCTCGCCCGTTGCCGCTCGATCGCGCGGCGGTAGGTCTCGCCCGTGTCCGGCCCGAGGTGTGCCGCGCGGCAGCCGCCGGTCGCGAGCGCCGCGAGCGCGAGCGCGCCGAGCCATGTCGTCGTCCTGGTCATCGTGTCACCTCCTGAACGCGCGGCCGCAGGTCGGGCGCGGCCGCGTAGGCGCGCTCGCGCAGGGCCGCGGCGCGCGCGTCGTCGCCGCGCTGTTCGAAGACGAGCGCGAGGTTGAGCAGCGCCGCCGGCTCGGCCGCCACCGCGCGGAATGCGCGGCGCGCGGCGTCGACGTCGCCGCGCAGGCCGTAGGCGAAGCCGAGGTTGTTGTAGGCGACGCCGAGCGCGGGATCGAGCGCCAGCGCGCGTTCGTAGTGCGCGATCGCCCCGTCGAGGTCGCCGGCGACGTACAACGAAAAGCCGAGATTGTTGTGGTAGGCGGCTACGCGGGGCGCGAGAGCGACGGCGCGCCGGTGATGGGCGAGCGCCTCCCGGCTTCGCCGCTGCAAGTCGAACAGGATTGCGATCGCGGCGTGCGCCGGCGCGTAGTCGGGCGCGCGGTCGAGCGCAAATCGGAGCTGCTGCTCGGCCTGCGGGTACAGCCCGAGGTCGCGGAGCACCGTGCCGTACAGCGTGCGCACCTGCGGGTCGTTCGGGCGCTCGGCCACGGCGCGCCGCAACAGCGGAATCGCCGCCTCCAGGGCGCCCTTTTCGATGTACGTGCGCGCGAGTTCGACGCGCATCATCTGGCCCTGCCTGGCGATCGTGTCGTGTTGTCGGCGGGCGCCGCAGCCGGCTGCCAGCACCGCCAGCGCGAGCGCGGCCAGCGCGAGCGCGATGTTCTTGCTGCTACAACGAGTCATGGCGAGTCCTATTGGAGTGCGCGGATGAGCTGGACGGCTGCGGGGCCGAGGATCACCAGCATCGCCGCCGGCAGAAAGCAGATGGCCAGCGGTAGCGTGATCTGCGCGGCGATCTTGCCGGCGCGCTCCTCGAGCATCGACATGCGCTGCTTGCGCGAGCTGTCGGCGTACTCGTGCAGCGTGTCGCCGATCGGCGCGCCGAGGCCGTGGGCCTGCGCGATGACGCCGCACAGGGCCGACAGGTCGTCGAGCCCGACGCGGCGGGACAGCCGGCGCAGTCCGTCCGGCAGGCTCACGCCGGCGTCGAGTTCGCTGGCCGTAAGCCGCAGCTCGTCCGCGAGGATTGGCGCGGACAGCTCGAGGTCGCGAGCCACGCGCGCGATCGCCTGGTCGAGCGCGAGGCCGGCTTGAATGCAGGTCGTGAGCAGGT
Proteins encoded in this region:
- a CDS encoding tetratricopeptide repeat protein, which encodes MTRCSSKNIALALAALALAVLAAGCGARRQHDTIARQGQMMRVELARTYIEKGALEAAIPLLRRAVAERPNDPQVRTLYGTVLRDLGLYPQAEQQLRFALDRAPDYAPAHAAIAILFDLQRRSREALAHHRRAVALAPRVAAYHNNLGFSLYVAGDLDGAIAHYERALALDPALGVAYNNLGFAYGLRGDVDAARRAFRAVAAEPAALLNLALVFEQRGDDARAAALRERAYAAAPDLRPRVQEVTR